A genomic segment from Pseudomonadota bacterium encodes:
- a CDS encoding mechanosensitive ion channel domain-containing protein, translated as MDFSQFPQLDENTRSQLFETATMYGMQFVAAVITLIVGFTLAKWASKLAYKGLKRIPEFDEMLARFLQSMVRYAILAFTIVAVLSKFGVQTASLVAVIGAAGLAIGLALQGTLSHIAAGVMLLIFRPFKLGEYVDAGGIAGTVKDMNLFTTELATPDNIQIIVPNGQIWGQAIKNFSSPKTRRVDVVVGIDYSDNIDDGIKIMKDVMKKDKRIQTSPAPMAAVTDLGDNSVNFTVRAWVKTPDFWDVKFDLTKKVKLALDEAGLSIPFPQRTLHIVNGTSADVVSAPKKTETKPAAEKKTTAKKTVAKKTTTKKAS; from the coding sequence ATGGACTTTTCTCAGTTTCCCCAGCTAGATGAAAATACACGCAGTCAGCTGTTTGAAACAGCGACAATGTACGGCATGCAGTTTGTTGCAGCTGTAATAACACTAATTGTTGGTTTTACCCTTGCAAAGTGGGCAAGTAAACTTGCTTACAAAGGCCTGAAGCGTATTCCTGAATTTGATGAGATGCTTGCGCGCTTCCTACAAAGCATGGTGCGTTACGCGATCCTTGCCTTCACGATTGTAGCCGTGCTTTCTAAGTTTGGCGTACAAACAGCCAGCTTGGTTGCAGTTATTGGTGCCGCCGGTCTTGCTATTGGTCTTGCTCTTCAAGGTACACTGAGCCACATTGCTGCTGGTGTCATGCTTCTTATCTTCCGCCCATTTAAATTGGGTGAGTACGTAGATGCTGGCGGTATTGCTGGTACTGTAAAGGATATGAATCTGTTCACAACCGAGCTTGCAACACCAGATAACATCCAGATCATCGTTCCAAACGGTCAAATTTGGGGTCAAGCTATTAAGAACTTCAGTTCTCCAAAAACACGTCGTGTGGATGTGGTTGTGGGTATCGATTACTCAGACAACATTGATGACGGTATCAAAATTATGAAAGATGTAATGAAGAAGGATAAACGTATCCAGACATCTCCGGCGCCAATGGCTGCAGTCACAGATCTTGGTGATAACAGCGTCAACTTTACTGTGCGTGCATGGGTGAAGACGCCTGATTTCTGGGATGTGAAGTTTGACCTAACGAAGAAGGTGAAGCTTGCTCTTGATGAAGCGGGTCTATCTATTCCATTCCCACAGCGTACACTTCACATTGTGAACGGTACGTCTGCTGATGTTGTTTCTGCTCCTAAAAAAACTGAAACAAAACCAGCAGCTGAAAAAAAGACAACTGCTAAGAAAACAGTAGCGAAGAAGACGACAACTAAAAAAGCGTCTTAA
- a CDS encoding FxsA family protein — MPIILLLLIPILEIAGLVVAAIEIGFLHVVLWTVVTFYWGKYLMSAAPREQAMNDYMKIGAGADIGGKLLTRFLAASLIMIPGFMTDFLGIILLIPFVQKSLIKGIMKAVPKGGIGASFTMHGMQGGPQQKPERKTFADDGIIDADYTVVDEDKEK; from the coding sequence ATGCCGATTATTTTACTACTGCTTATTCCAATCCTTGAGATTGCAGGACTGGTTGTTGCTGCCATTGAAATTGGTTTTTTACATGTTGTATTGTGGACAGTAGTCACTTTTTACTGGGGTAAATACCTCATGTCTGCTGCTCCGAGAGAACAAGCGATGAATGATTACATGAAAATTGGCGCAGGTGCTGATATTGGAGGCAAGCTTCTAACACGCTTTCTTGCTGCTTCTCTGATTATGATACCAGGGTTCATGACAGATTTTTTAGGTATTATCCTCCTCATTCCTTTTGTTCAAAAAAGCCTCATTAAAGGTATTATGAAAGCGGTTCCTAAAGGTGGCATTGGTGCCTCATTTACTATGCATGGTATGCAAGGCGGCCCTCAGCAAAAACCAGAGCGTAAAACTTTTGCTGATGATGGCATTATTGATGCGGACTACACCGTTGTCGATGAAGACAAAGAAAAATAA
- a CDS encoding prolyl-tRNA synthetase associated domain-containing protein, translating to MKQYTPEMMKAHLDEQGFEYSFHEHPAVYTADEAAEHTGHLVGGHCKNLFVKDKKSKMWLITVCDETRVDLKALGKMLGAKSNLSFANEERLDQYLGVKPGSVTPLSLIHDTEGEVTAIIEEKLTQHNVIYVHPLINTMTVGLKTTDLMKFYDSVGGVTVMELPERDMS from the coding sequence ATGAAACAGTACACACCAGAGATGATGAAAGCTCATTTAGATGAACAGGGCTTTGAATATTCATTCCACGAGCATCCAGCTGTATATACAGCAGATGAAGCCGCAGAGCATACAGGCCACCTTGTTGGAGGCCATTGTAAAAACCTTTTTGTAAAAGATAAAAAGAGCAAAATGTGGCTTATTACCGTATGTGATGAAACACGTGTAGATTTAAAAGCTCTTGGTAAAATGTTGGGTGCAAAATCAAACCTGAGTTTTGCAAATGAAGAGCGCCTAGATCAGTACCTAGGTGTGAAGCCGGGTTCAGTGACACCGCTTTCTCTTATTCATGATACAGAAGGTGAAGTAACAGCAATTATTGAAGAGAAACTCACACAGCATAATGTGATTTATGTCCACCCGCTGATTAACACGATGACAGTTGGTCTTAAAACAACAGATCTAATGAAGTTTTATGACAGTGTTGGTGGTGTAACGGTTATGGAACTCCCAGAAAGAGATATGTCTTAA
- a CDS encoding RsmB/NOP family class I SAM-dependent RNA methyltransferase encodes MSEGLESRLAAFQLLNGVYVDKRTLEQLEKRMVGFLPNQDQKFAMALAHATLKWDGALNRMIKQFVKPKIGHSERLILKLGMCQMVFMDGVADHAAIHSSVELSREVGIGHASKLINGVLRSMQRAKVSKHDYSKVETVSKWIARSLKEHYGNDSEMIVASMLEEPSVYVRKRRGNATDERLTVVKGLDGTYLVPKDLPLNHLEGWDDGAYIVQDISAQAPAHVLADLYNKQSLKGSVVDMCAAPGGKTVQLFDLLPDAEHVACELSEKRAKRMQENLERCKVKADVKVQDAGTLEGTYDAVLLDAPCSATGTTRRHPDVFFTRSKDGVKELTHLQEKLLGKAVDLVSKDGVVVYATCSLLPEENEKLIETFLEKNKSVELIDLSAYTWPSQIKAPMGGTLRLSPSKGGDGFFVAALRKVQ; translated from the coding sequence ATGAGTGAAGGTTTAGAAAGCCGCTTGGCAGCGTTTCAGCTTTTAAATGGCGTTTATGTTGATAAGCGAACACTAGAGCAACTTGAGAAAAGAATGGTTGGTTTCTTGCCAAACCAAGATCAAAAATTTGCTATGGCTCTTGCCCATGCCACTTTGAAGTGGGATGGTGCGCTAAACCGTATGATTAAGCAGTTTGTAAAACCTAAAATTGGCCATAGTGAACGCCTGATCCTTAAGCTTGGTATGTGCCAAATGGTGTTTATGGACGGGGTCGCAGATCATGCTGCTATTCATAGTAGTGTAGAGCTTTCACGTGAAGTGGGCATTGGCCATGCCTCAAAGCTGATTAATGGTGTGTTGCGCTCTATGCAGCGCGCTAAAGTTTCAAAACACGATTACTCAAAAGTAGAAACAGTCTCAAAGTGGATTGCGCGTTCTTTGAAAGAGCATTACGGCAATGATTCTGAAATGATTGTGGCTTCTATGCTTGAGGAACCTTCTGTGTATGTGCGCAAACGTCGTGGCAATGCTACAGATGAGCGTTTAACGGTTGTTAAAGGGTTGGATGGCACATATCTGGTGCCAAAAGATTTACCCCTTAACCATTTGGAAGGTTGGGATGATGGTGCTTACATTGTGCAGGATATTAGTGCACAAGCTCCAGCACATGTTTTGGCTGATTTATATAACAAGCAAAGCCTTAAAGGCAGTGTGGTTGATATGTGCGCCGCGCCGGGTGGAAAGACAGTTCAGTTATTTGATCTACTTCCTGATGCGGAACATGTGGCATGTGAGTTGAGTGAAAAGCGTGCCAAGCGCATGCAAGAAAACTTGGAGCGTTGCAAGGTTAAGGCAGATGTTAAAGTGCAAGATGCAGGCACACTTGAAGGCACATATGATGCTGTTCTTCTTGATGCACCGTGCAGTGCTACAGGAACAACAAGACGCCACCCTGATGTGTTCTTTACAAGATCAAAAGATGGTGTGAAAGAGTTGACACATCTACAAGAAAAGCTCCTTGGTAAGGCTGTGGATCTGGTTTCAAAAGATGGTGTTGTGGTTTACGCGACATGCTCTCTATTGCCTGAAGAAAACGAGAAGCTTATAGAGACATTCTTGGAAAAAAATAAGTCGGTTGAACTTATTGATTTATCGGCGTACACATGGCCGTCACAAATTAAAGCGCCTATGGGGGGCACACTTCGTTTGTCACCAAGCAAAGGCGGAGATGGTTTTTTTGTCGCCGCACTGAGAAAAGTTCAGTAG
- the rpe gene encoding ribulose-phosphate 3-epimerase, translating to MKIAPSILSADFANMARDLNALKPAGADWVHVDVMDGHFVPNMTFGAPLIKQWRAHTDLPFDVHLMIEKSDDWVDAYLDAGADILTLHIESTSDVKTCADKVHEAGKKFGLSVKPGTPAEVLFPYMDLLDHILVMTVEPGFGGQSFMHDMLSKITELRAAIDESGRDITLSVDGGVDVSTLPLCANAGADVFVAGSAAFKNGELQKNITALKQSVQ from the coding sequence ATGAAAATTGCTCCTTCTATTTTGTCCGCCGATTTTGCCAATATGGCAAGAGATCTTAACGCCTTAAAACCTGCAGGTGCAGACTGGGTGCATGTTGATGTGATGGATGGTCACTTTGTGCCAAACATGACGTTTGGTGCTCCGCTCATTAAGCAATGGCGTGCTCACACAGATTTGCCATTTGATGTGCATTTGATGATTGAAAAATCTGATGACTGGGTGGACGCATACCTTGATGCTGGTGCAGATATTCTCACGCTTCATATTGAGTCTACATCTGATGTGAAGACTTGTGCAGATAAGGTACATGAAGCAGGTAAAAAGTTTGGCTTGTCTGTTAAGCCGGGAACGCCTGCGGAGGTTCTTTTCCCTTATATGGATCTTCTTGATCATATTCTAGTGATGACGGTTGAGCCTGGTTTTGGTGGGCAGTCTTTCATGCATGATATGCTTTCTAAAATAACAGAGCTTCGTGCTGCAATTGATGAAAGTGGTCGAGATATTACGCTTTCTGTGGATGGTGGTGTGGATGTAAGTACGTTGCCACTTTGTGCAAATGCTGGCGCAGACGTGTTTGTGGCAGGCAGTGCTGCTTTCAAAAACGGTGAACTGCAAAAAAATATCACAGCCCTGAAACAAAGTGTTCAGTAA
- a CDS encoding winged helix-turn-helix transcriptional regulator gives MLPTVLSAEQRTCLIKVGLLSAIEQEKGLSQRQLAGELGIALGAANAHLKECVNDGLLQKVPSSQQKTGYRLTPKGVVEKSRMASGLIIENMNFYDRAKDSVFQSLLGALENGFKHVVVYGDDALCDIAYLADMKLKKRCVVGRLGPTDTYWKDIGLYEEEALPENIDGILFLQLLNPLEHYMRLRDKWGAERVFVPSVMDSVLMYRGK, from the coding sequence TTGCTTCCAACAGTACTTTCAGCTGAACAAAGAACATGCCTGATAAAGGTGGGTTTGCTGAGTGCTATTGAGCAGGAAAAAGGTTTAAGCCAAAGGCAGCTTGCAGGAGAGTTAGGTATTGCTCTTGGTGCAGCAAATGCTCATCTTAAAGAGTGTGTGAATGATGGCCTTTTACAAAAAGTTCCAAGCTCTCAACAGAAAACGGGATACCGCCTTACGCCTAAGGGTGTTGTTGAAAAAAGCCGTATGGCGTCCGGTTTGATTATCGAAAATATGAATTTTTACGATCGAGCGAAGGATTCAGTCTTTCAATCTCTTCTTGGGGCCTTAGAAAATGGTTTTAAACACGTTGTTGTTTATGGTGACGACGCGCTTTGTGATATTGCTTACCTTGCTGATATGAAATTAAAAAAACGGTGCGTGGTTGGCAGGCTTGGGCCAACCGATACCTACTGGAAAGACATTGGTCTATATGAAGAAGAGGCGTTGCCAGAAAATATTGATGGTATTTTGTTTTTACAGCTGTTAAACCCTCTTGAGCATTATATGAGGCTTAGGGATAAGTGGGGTGCTGAAAGGGTGTTTGTGCCATCAGTGATGGATAGTGTTTTAATGTATAGAGGGAAATAA
- the wecB gene encoding UDP-N-acetylglucosamine 2-epimerase (non-hydrolyzing) — MEKQKIISVIGTRPDAIKMAPVIRALSSDDRFESVVVNTGQHKDMIQGVLEWFDLKPDYTLDVMTPGQPLSYLAGKVMAGLHDIFVKENPHIVAVHGDTTTGFVAALAAHYCYNFNEKRPIRVAHVEAGLRTDSLYAPYPEEGNRRLIAPLAYWHFAPTETAAEALFEENVTGNVFITGNTVIDALYDTVDTLKANPRPSPVELEDGKRMLLVTGHRRENYGDGFDNICESLKQLAEANADLEIVYPVHMNPVVKEAVESHLAGIGNVHLIEPQDYPDFVALIERSDIILTDSGGLQEEAPSLGKPVLVMRDVTERPDAVLSGTVKLVGTDIDRIVPAVQELLDSEVSYKKMAMASNPYGDGLAAQRIVNILSGGLGKENTFHAVA; from the coding sequence ATGGAAAAACAAAAAATTATTAGTGTGATCGGGACACGTCCAGATGCCATTAAAATGGCACCTGTTATTCGTGCGTTGAGTTCAGATGATCGTTTTGAGTCTGTTGTTGTAAATACAGGTCAGCATAAAGATATGATTCAAGGTGTTCTTGAATGGTTTGACCTTAAACCTGACTACACGTTAGATGTTATGACACCAGGGCAGCCTCTAAGCTACCTTGCAGGTAAAGTAATGGCTGGTCTTCATGATATCTTTGTAAAAGAAAACCCTCATATTGTTGCTGTGCACGGTGATACAACAACAGGATTTGTTGCCGCTCTTGCCGCACATTACTGCTATAACTTTAATGAAAAACGCCCAATTCGCGTAGCGCACGTTGAAGCAGGGCTTCGTACGGATAGTTTGTACGCACCATACCCTGAAGAAGGAAACCGTCGCCTGATTGCGCCTCTTGCTTATTGGCACTTTGCACCAACAGAAACAGCTGCAGAAGCTTTGTTTGAAGAGAATGTAACAGGTAATGTCTTTATTACTGGAAACACTGTTATTGATGCACTGTATGATACCGTTGATACCTTAAAAGCAAATCCAAGGCCATCTCCTGTAGAGCTTGAAGATGGTAAGCGTATGCTTCTTGTGACTGGGCACCGTCGTGAAAATTACGGTGATGGTTTTGATAATATTTGTGAGTCATTGAAGCAGCTTGCAGAAGCCAATGCTGATCTTGAAATTGTGTACCCTGTACATATGAACCCTGTGGTTAAAGAGGCCGTAGAGAGCCACCTTGCAGGTATTGGAAATGTTCACCTTATTGAACCTCAAGATTACCCTGACTTTGTCGCCCTCATAGAGCGTAGTGATATTATTCTGACGGACTCAGGAGGGCTTCAAGAAGAGGCGCCATCTCTTGGTAAGCCAGTTCTTGTAATGCGTGATGTGACAGAGCGCCCGGATGCGGTGCTTTCTGGTACTGTGAAGTTGGTAGGGACAGATATTGATCGTATTGTGCCAGCCGTACAGGAGCTTCTAGATAGTGAGGTTTCCTATAAGAAGATGGCAATGGCAAGCAACCCTTATGGGGACGGGCTTGCGGCTCAACGTATTGTAAACATTCTAAGTGGCGGCCTTGGTAAGGAAAACACCTTCCACGCAGTTGCTTGA
- a CDS encoding RT0821/Lpp0805 family surface protein, which yields MKQIFMTLACSALLLSACTQGQGPNKQQMGTALGGVLGGIAGNQIGQGSGNTAATIGGTLLGAFLGNSIGASLDRADMMYYNQAASQAYSAPIGQQINWANPQSGNSGTITPVRDGRASNGSYCREFQQTIFVDGMNQTAYGVACQQPDGTWRIVN from the coding sequence ATGAAACAGATTTTTATGACACTGGCTTGCTCAGCGCTTCTGCTGTCTGCATGTACGCAAGGTCAGGGCCCTAATAAGCAACAGATGGGTACAGCTCTTGGTGGCGTGCTTGGTGGTATCGCTGGTAACCAAATTGGTCAAGGCTCTGGTAACACGGCTGCAACAATTGGCGGCACACTTCTTGGTGCTTTCCTTGGCAACTCGATCGGCGCGTCTCTCGATCGTGCAGATATGATGTACTACAACCAAGCTGCTTCTCAAGCTTACAGCGCGCCAATCGGTCAGCAAATTAACTGGGCAAATCCACAGTCAGGGAACTCAGGAACCATTACACCTGTACGTGATGGTCGTGCAAGTAATGGAAGTTACTGTCGTGAGTTTCAGCAGACAATCTTTGTGGATGGTATGAACCAAACTGCTTACGGTGTGGCATGCCAACAGCCTGACGGAACTTGGAGAATCGTTAACTAA